The Medicago truncatula cultivar Jemalong A17 chromosome 7, MtrunA17r5.0-ANR, whole genome shotgun sequence genome includes the window tagagtctagaaaaaaactcaaacgtatactaaagaaagaaaatgatataacatatatattttttatttaagtaggGGTGggtattagatttaatttttcgttaGAGGTCCGTAGCATTTGGAGGCCCGGCCTAGTTGAGCACCTTGCACACCCTCAAGGTGGGGCATGGGTAGAAACATGCTTCATTTGATAAagtgatcaaaataaaatgaaaatgcgaaatattttgattcttatttttttttttttaaattgaaaatggaatttttttttattgtttcttttacaaatttaaaaaataaacaaaaaaacatgttaaatattttgatgtttatttGCAAAGTAACATTACCAAGATTCTGTTTACCCAAAAACCAAAAAGACAAcctttttgttattgttttctttcctcTCATAGTCTTTTTGTACCAATCAAATTACATAAAAAGCTTTGTTCACTTCTTCCCTGTAATTATCACTGAATCCCATTCTCAATCTCATCCTCCGTTTCTAGGGTTTATCGTCTTCTCGATCTACTGCATTTTCCACATGTCAGTACATAATTACTTCATACTTTACCTCTTAATTACATTTCCTGCTACTAATTTTACTTCACCAGATTATAATGCACCTTATTAATCAAGCTTCCACGATCAGTTGTAGatctaaattttgaaaattaattcattattattgttatgtagaatgaattttttaatttatgttggaatttgtttggttgattaggtatgttttttttcttcttctagagAATGTTGAATTGTGAAGTAAGATGAGTAAACGTGAATTGTCAAGGATGAAGCCATCACCAGTTCCATTGGCCACTTTGATTGGTCGTGAGATTCGAAATGAGAAAGTTGAAAAACCTTTTGTCAAGTTTGGACAAGCTGGATTGGCCAAGAAAGGAGAAGATTActttttaatcaaaacagaTTGCCACAGGGTTCCCGGGGATCCATCAACGGCGTTTTCCGTCTTTGCGGTATTACTTTATTCTTTGGTTTGTTTGTTCCTTGAGTTACTTTGTTTTAGTGTTTAGTTTAAtgtgtgaagagagaaatatttgAGTTTTAAGAAATTGAATGTAGCGTGTTAGTTGAGAGTTGAGTCTGAGTTGGAAGTTGTTTCTGCATAGTGGAGATACATTTGTCTTTCTTCGGTTTTAGCATCTGTTTAGATTTGCTTATTTACcggcataaacacttgtgagactgtttgaggCATTTTATGGAAACAGCTTgcgacatgtccataagctgttttcagcttaatACGACAAACTCTCCAAGATAGATTATGAAAACAGCTCTTAGTTTATATGAAATAGTTCgactttaatttatcttttgttatggaaatagcttatacataaacacttataatATAGGCCCTAAATGCTATAAGCACGTTatcaagttgtttatccaaacaggactTAGTAGATGTCAAACAAGGATTGAagcatattatttttcttttcttcacatTTATAAGTAGCAAGTGGGGCATCAATTAATTCCTGCAATGGTTATGATGTTGATAAGGAATTCTTAATTGGCAGATTTTTGACGGGCACAACGGTATATCAGCTGCTATTTATACAAAAGAAAACTTGCTTAATAATGTTTTGAGTGCGATACCGCAAGATATCAGCAGGGATGCATGGCTACAGGCCCTTCCTCGCGCTCTAGTTGTTGGTTTTGTGAAGACTGACACAGAGTTTCAGAAGAAGGGTACATACAAAACCTTGTTTGCTTGCTTCATGGATCTTCTGTGATCACTGTTTCTGACATCTTAATTTCAAACGTAGGGGAAACTTCTGGAACAACAGCTACATTTGTTATAGTTGATGGATGGACCGTCACTGTTGCATCTGTTGGGGATTCCCGTTGCATATTAGATACTCAGGGAGGTGTAGTTTCTCTCCTGACAGTTGATCATAGACTGGAAGAGAATGTAGAAGAGAGGGAGCGTGTTACTGCGAGTGGTGGTGAAGTAGGACGACTCAATATATTTGGGGGCAATGAGGTATGATGTAACCACTTTTGTCCTTCTAGTAACTAGTAACGGTTACTTAAACTCAACTGATTTTGGTTGGCAAATATGTCTGTAGGTAGGTCCTCTTCGCTGCTGGCCCGGTGGATTGTGCCTATCTAGATCAATTGGAGACACAGATGTGGGGGAATATATCGTACCAAT containing:
- the LOC11430539 gene encoding probable protein phosphatase 2C 5: MSKRELSRMKPSPVPLATLIGREIRNEKVEKPFVKFGQAGLAKKGEDYFLIKTDCHRVPGDPSTAFSVFAIFDGHNGISAAIYTKENLLNNVLSAIPQDISRDAWLQALPRALVVGFVKTDTEFQKKGETSGTTATFVIVDGWTVTVASVGDSRCILDTQGGVVSLLTVDHRLEENVEERERVTASGGEVGRLNIFGGNEVGPLRCWPGGLCLSRSIGDTDVGEYIVPIPHVKQVKLSSAGGRLIIASDGIWDTLSNDIAAMSCRGLPAELAAKLVVKEALRSRGLKDDTTCLVVDIIPSDHPVLLPTPKKKHNMLTTLFFGKKSENSTNKATSKLSAVGVVEELFEEGSAMLIERLGKDFPFDKNSEIFRCAICQVDQPPGNGLSVNSGPFFSPASKPWEGPFLCTNCRNKKDAMEGKRPSRPTVTA